The proteins below are encoded in one region of Sporosarcina sp. FSL K6-1508:
- a CDS encoding copper resistance D family protein: MFMVIVSEILLYLCVSLLIGSFLIALVPRSFRPQVKIPRSVQIIATIGIAVFSFAPVLVLMLYLYENMGLSESFQTVLLTFEVGKAWIFTFLVVNVLFIFIVWFDDRNKPIYSYIGILFVVMLIMGIGWASHASSLDHVKGFITHTSHFTAVSIWVGILLVVSWFSKDHSNWLNFLKWFSPVAIICFSITIVSGLFLMTFVVEFNEYTNAWMLPYGQLLLLKHLTIIPLLVYAGINSVLIKKKLLKDHDFNPIPWTRVESILILVVFSITAALGQQSPPSVNILKNEGPSKLFSFFYQGQFQQGMNVELIANATGLSLLLLALLFVVLTVYSFIKKAPVIVTFILSILFVFSSYLALILSIQ; the protein is encoded by the coding sequence ATGTTTATGGTAATTGTTAGTGAAATACTTTTATATCTTTGCGTATCGCTTCTTATAGGTAGTTTTCTTATCGCTTTAGTACCGCGTTCTTTTCGACCGCAAGTAAAAATACCAAGAAGTGTACAAATTATAGCTACAATCGGTATAGCAGTTTTTTCATTTGCGCCTGTTCTAGTGTTAATGCTGTATTTATACGAGAATATGGGACTTTCTGAATCGTTCCAAACAGTTCTTCTTACTTTTGAAGTGGGCAAAGCATGGATTTTCACTTTTCTTGTTGTCAACGTCTTGTTTATTTTTATCGTTTGGTTTGATGATCGAAACAAACCTATCTACTCCTATATAGGAATCCTTTTTGTTGTCATGTTAATCATGGGAATTGGTTGGGCTAGTCACGCTAGTTCCCTAGATCATGTCAAAGGATTCATAACGCATACAAGCCATTTTACAGCAGTGAGTATTTGGGTAGGAATCCTGCTTGTGGTTAGCTGGTTTTCAAAAGATCATTCAAACTGGTTGAATTTCTTGAAATGGTTCTCGCCCGTTGCCATTATTTGCTTTAGCATCACTATCGTGTCAGGGCTTTTTTTAATGACATTCGTCGTGGAATTTAATGAATATACCAATGCATGGATGCTTCCGTATGGTCAATTATTGTTACTAAAACATTTAACGATTATTCCGTTACTTGTATATGCAGGGATCAACAGCGTACTAATTAAAAAGAAGTTACTTAAGGATCATGACTTCAATCCAATACCGTGGACAAGAGTGGAAAGCATACTGATCCTAGTTGTTTTTTCAATAACGGCTGCATTAGGTCAACAATCACCGCCAAGCGTAAACATATTGAAAAATGAAGGACCTTCCAAGCTATTCAGTTTCTTTTATCAAGGTCAGTTTCAGCAAGGAATGAATGTAGAACTTATAGCAAATGCCACAGGACTCTCTCTTTTATTGTTAGCGCTTCTTTTTGTCGTTTTAACTGTGTACTCATTTATTAAGAAAGCACCGGTGATTGTAACGTTCATCTTGAGCATTCTTTTCGTCTTTTCAAGTTATTTAGCTTTAATTCTCAGTATTCAATAA
- a CDS encoding NAD(P)H-dependent flavin oxidoreductase: MNLTAMLGIEHPIIQAPMAGVTTPEFVAASAEAGILGSIGAGYLSADETRNFIREVKSHTKKPFTVNLFVPEKVNPSQEQLQEAYEALQPIGKALGIPQWNTDFSKSEFEGQVQVLLEEDVKICSFTFGLPDEKTVQLLKGNDVFLVGTATSVEEAELAELVGMDAVVVQGSEAGGHRGSFSGELTLIPLNELLPEIIASVRLPVIAAGGIANKETMADMLAAGAQAIQIGTVLLASDESGAHPLYKQAVLEAEKGCTVLTKSFSGKMARGIRNRFIHELSELPLAPYPFQNDLTKEIRKEAAKQGNTDFMSLWAGENVHLSTSGKLKNIIERFI; encoded by the coding sequence ATGAATTTGACCGCAATGTTAGGAATTGAACATCCAATTATCCAAGCTCCAATGGCGGGTGTGACGACACCGGAGTTTGTAGCAGCATCTGCAGAGGCGGGGATTCTCGGTTCAATTGGGGCTGGGTATCTATCGGCCGACGAGACGCGGAATTTCATTCGTGAAGTGAAAAGTCATACAAAGAAGCCGTTTACAGTGAATTTGTTTGTTCCGGAAAAGGTGAATCCGAGTCAGGAGCAATTACAGGAGGCATATGAAGCACTCCAACCGATAGGTAAGGCACTTGGGATTCCTCAGTGGAATACAGACTTCTCAAAATCGGAATTTGAAGGGCAAGTTCAAGTATTACTAGAAGAAGATGTAAAAATTTGTTCGTTCACTTTTGGACTGCCAGACGAAAAAACTGTGCAATTATTGAAGGGAAATGATGTCTTCCTAGTAGGGACAGCAACTTCAGTAGAAGAGGCAGAACTGGCGGAGCTTGTCGGAATGGACGCAGTTGTCGTACAAGGCAGTGAAGCGGGAGGGCATCGTGGTTCTTTTTCAGGCGAATTAACATTGATTCCATTGAATGAATTACTACCGGAAATAATCGCATCCGTTCGACTTCCTGTTATTGCAGCGGGTGGAATTGCGAATAAGGAAACGATGGCAGATATGTTAGCTGCCGGGGCACAAGCTATCCAAATCGGAACTGTACTTCTGGCGTCCGATGAAAGTGGTGCGCATCCACTTTATAAGCAGGCAGTTTTGGAGGCGGAAAAAGGGTGCACCGTGTTAACAAAGTCCTTCTCGGGCAAAATGGCACGCGGGATTCGTAATCGATTTATTCATGAGCTATCGGAATTACCGCTTGCGCCGTACCCATTTCAGAATGATTTAACAAAAGAGATTCGCAAAGAGGCGGCAAAGCAAGGGAATACTGACTTCATGTCATTATGGGCGGGCGAAAATGTGCATTTAAGCACTAGTGGTAAACTCAAGAATATTATTGAAAGATTTATCTAA
- a CDS encoding DMT family transporter has protein sequence MRKYIGEIGLIITAIIWGSGFVGSAVALEYYTPYQILAGRFLIGVLILGIVFNKRLKTIKKSTLIKGSVLGIFLYIAFALQTVGLQYTTPSKNAFLTAINVVIVPFIGLIIYKKKIDIFELGGAFMAMIGVAVLSLKFSSEINIGDLLTLCCAFAFAFHIFYTSKFVKDEDPIQLTIIQMMAAAVVGFVVVVCKGETTFSTQTEGVIPLLYLAVFSTTIAFLLQTVAQKYITETKAAIILSTESFWGMAFSVAILSEMMTVKMGIGAILILVAIVLSETKLSFLKKKQLKGLL, from the coding sequence ATGCGGAAATACATCGGAGAAATAGGACTTATCATTACAGCAATTATATGGGGGAGCGGGTTTGTGGGCAGTGCCGTAGCCTTGGAATACTACACACCGTATCAAATTCTGGCGGGGCGCTTTTTAATTGGAGTACTTATATTAGGAATCGTATTTAATAAACGGCTGAAAACGATAAAGAAAAGTACACTTATAAAAGGGTCGGTATTGGGAATTTTTCTCTATATCGCCTTTGCGCTTCAAACAGTAGGTTTACAATATACGACACCTTCAAAGAATGCATTCTTAACTGCTATCAATGTGGTTATTGTTCCTTTTATAGGGCTCATCATCTATAAAAAGAAAATTGATATTTTTGAACTCGGCGGGGCATTTATGGCCATGATCGGAGTAGCGGTACTATCCCTTAAATTCTCTTCCGAAATCAATATAGGGGACTTACTGACGTTATGCTGCGCATTTGCATTCGCGTTCCATATCTTCTATACATCTAAATTTGTAAAAGATGAGGACCCTATTCAGCTAACAATTATTCAAATGATGGCAGCGGCAGTCGTCGGATTTGTAGTTGTAGTATGTAAAGGCGAAACAACTTTTTCTACGCAAACAGAAGGGGTGATTCCACTCCTCTACCTGGCAGTTTTTTCGACAACAATCGCATTTCTTTTACAAACAGTTGCTCAAAAGTACATAACAGAAACAAAAGCTGCAATCATTTTATCTACTGAATCATTTTGGGGCATGGCATTTTCTGTTGCAATTTTAAGTGAAATGATGACGGTCAAAATGGGAATTGGTGCAATACTTATTCTCGTAGCAATTGTTTTATCCGAGACGAAGCTTAGTTTCCTGAAAAAGAAACAGCTTAAAGGACTGTTGTAA
- a CDS encoding GyrI-like domain-containing protein has translation MQTRIVEVEAFKVKGYGLKGPLSEIPGKWDVLNAEIDKQGIVAEESFGLCLAMKAEEIHYIAGIKSHLAEGFPVTEEVVVPAGKFLVAKVEGGVPAIPNAFNTLMKTDGIQLRRCFSFERYIHPKGTSGYEIEVWLPIE, from the coding sequence ATGCAAACACGTATCGTTGAAGTTGAGGCGTTCAAAGTGAAAGGGTATGGATTAAAAGGACCGCTATCGGAAATTCCGGGTAAATGGGATGTACTGAATGCGGAAATTGATAAGCAAGGTATAGTAGCGGAAGAATCATTTGGGCTTTGCTTGGCGATGAAAGCCGAAGAAATTCACTACATCGCTGGTATCAAATCACATCTTGCCGAAGGGTTTCCAGTTACAGAAGAAGTTGTAGTGCCGGCAGGAAAGTTCCTCGTTGCGAAGGTAGAAGGTGGTGTCCCTGCGATACCAAATGCGTTTAATACACTGATGAAAACGGATGGTATTCAACTACGAAGATGTTTCAGTTTTGAGCGCTACATTCATCCGAAGGGGACGAGCGGTTATGAAATTGAAGTTTGGCTACCGATTGAATGA
- a CDS encoding GyrI-like domain-containing protein produces the protein MLSVGKTAHLVGVTVKAIKHYEEIGLIKPAFVNQETGYRFYSQTEQQQLLRIKTLRQFGVSLSAILAEGDEQMESLLQKRRQQIELEMDDLRQTMEAIESYLNKEEIQMQTRIVEVEEFKVKGYGLKGPLSEIPGKWETLNSKIAEKEVVVEESFGVCLSMVGDEIHYIAGIQSSLAESFPNTEEVIIPAGKFIVATVEGGIPGIPATYDTIIKMEGIQLRECYDFERYVYPAGATEDMIEIWMPIE, from the coding sequence ATGCTGTCTGTCGGAAAAACGGCTCACCTTGTTGGTGTTACGGTGAAGGCAATTAAACATTACGAAGAGATTGGACTTATTAAACCTGCCTTCGTTAATCAAGAAACAGGCTACCGTTTTTATTCACAAACTGAACAGCAACAACTGCTACGGATTAAAACATTGAGGCAATTCGGGGTATCACTTTCCGCTATTCTCGCTGAAGGAGACGAGCAAATGGAGTCGTTGTTACAGAAAAGGAGACAGCAAATTGAACTTGAAATGGACGATTTGCGTCAGACGATGGAAGCGATTGAAAGCTATTTAAACAAGGAGGAGATTCAAATGCAAACACGTATTGTTGAAGTTGAAGAGTTCAAAGTGAAAGGGTATGGATTAAAAGGGCCGCTTTCGGAAATTCCGGGTAAATGGGAGACGTTGAATTCAAAAATTGCTGAGAAAGAAGTTGTCGTGGAGGAATCATTTGGTGTGTGCTTATCAATGGTAGGCGATGAGATTCACTACATTGCCGGTATCCAATCGTCACTTGCTGAAAGTTTTCCAAATACGGAAGAGGTCATCATCCCAGCAGGGAAATTTATCGTTGCTACGGTGGAAGGGGGCATCCCTGGGATTCCTGCTACATATGACACCATCATTAAAATGGAGGGTATTCAACTGCGGGAATGCTATGACTTTGAAAGATACGTCTATCCTGCAGGAGCAACGGAGGATATGATTGAGATTTGGATGCCGATTGAGTAA
- a CDS encoding MerR family transcriptional regulator has translation MKVKEVAQLTGVSVRTLHHYDAIGLLTPDRTTEAGYRLYSDENLATLQQILFFRELGFSLKKIKKLLTSPSFDRAEAFEMQRKMLLEKRKQLDSMINTIEKTIQHGRGELSMTNEEKFKGFDFGENPYEQEARERWGQEAVDESNKKAAQFGPELGEEMNRIYVSLAKIRHMDPSSDEAQAGIGEWFNFLNKIGNYSLEAFQGLGEMYVADDRFKKNIDQFGEGLAVFMRDAMGNYSGKGK, from the coding sequence ATGAAAGTAAAAGAAGTAGCCCAGTTGACCGGTGTTAGTGTGCGCACGCTTCATCATTACGATGCCATCGGTTTGTTAACGCCAGATCGCACGACGGAAGCAGGGTACCGGCTTTATTCCGATGAAAATTTGGCGACGTTGCAGCAAATATTGTTCTTTCGTGAACTTGGTTTCTCTTTGAAGAAAATCAAGAAGTTGCTTACAAGCCCTTCATTTGATCGGGCGGAAGCTTTTGAAATGCAGCGTAAAATGCTCCTTGAGAAGCGAAAGCAGCTTGATAGTATGATCAACACGATTGAGAAAACAATTCAACATGGAAGAGGGGAATTATCAATGACGAACGAAGAGAAATTTAAAGGGTTTGACTTCGGTGAGAACCCATATGAACAGGAAGCAAGAGAACGCTGGGGCCAGGAGGCGGTAGATGAATCGAATAAAAAAGCGGCACAGTTTGGGCCAGAGCTAGGGGAGGAAATGAACCGCATTTACGTTAGTTTAGCGAAAATACGTCATATGGATCCATCCTCTGATGAAGCACAAGCTGGTATAGGTGAATGGTTTAATTTCCTCAATAAGATAGGAAACTATTCGTTGGAAGCATTCCAAGGTCTAGGTGAAATGTATGTCGCCGATGATCGATTTAAGAAGAATATTGACCAGTTTGGAGAGGGGCTTGCGGTGTTCATGAGGGATGCGATGGGGAATTATTCTGGTAAGGGAAAATAA
- a CDS encoding class I SAM-dependent rRNA methyltransferase: MTKTIDLQVNARNISDFKKGYPLILKDAIINSNVLTTEGTIVRLVDKDRRFVAKGYYGLQNKGLGWVLTRKEEEEIDFDFFESRIAAALGRREALFADAYTTAFRVFNGEGDGIGGLTIDYFDGYFVVSWYSEGIYSLKHHVYSVFDKIIDYKGIYEKKRFDTKGGYIEQDDFVKGEQGDFPIIVKENGMNFAVNLNEGAMTGIFLDQRDMRKAIRDKYSEGKNVLNTFSYTGAFSVAAVLGGAMKTTSVDLAKRSNAKTIEQFSVNGIDYEQQDIKVMDVFDYFRYAKRNDLKFDLVILDPPSFARTKKYTFSTAQDYPALLMDAIAITEKNGIIVASTNNSSFGMKKFKTFIEQAFNEAGSRYKILEESTLPKDFRTNRDYPEFNYLKVVILQKTK, translated from the coding sequence ATGACAAAAACAATTGATTTACAAGTAAATGCAAGAAATATTTCCGATTTTAAAAAAGGCTATCCGTTAATTTTAAAGGATGCCATTATTAATTCCAATGTTCTAACCACGGAAGGCACTATTGTTCGATTAGTGGATAAAGATCGTCGCTTTGTTGCGAAAGGCTATTATGGCTTGCAAAACAAAGGTCTCGGCTGGGTACTGACGAGAAAAGAGGAAGAAGAAATCGACTTCGACTTTTTTGAGTCAAGAATCGCCGCGGCACTTGGGAGACGTGAAGCTTTATTTGCAGATGCGTATACGACAGCTTTCCGCGTGTTTAATGGAGAAGGCGATGGCATCGGTGGATTAACAATCGATTATTTCGATGGCTACTTTGTAGTAAGCTGGTACAGTGAAGGAATTTACTCACTCAAGCATCATGTTTACAGTGTATTTGATAAAATCATTGATTATAAAGGGATTTATGAGAAAAAACGCTTTGACACGAAAGGCGGATACATCGAGCAGGATGATTTCGTTAAAGGGGAGCAAGGGGATTTCCCGATTATCGTCAAAGAAAATGGCATGAATTTCGCAGTCAATTTGAATGAAGGTGCAATGACTGGTATTTTCCTTGATCAGCGTGATATGCGCAAAGCGATTCGCGATAAGTATTCCGAGGGTAAAAACGTGCTGAATACATTCTCCTATACGGGTGCATTTTCCGTTGCGGCAGTCCTTGGTGGAGCGATGAAGACAACAAGTGTCGATTTGGCGAAACGCAGTAATGCAAAAACAATCGAGCAGTTCAGTGTCAACGGCATTGATTATGAACAGCAGGATATCAAAGTGATGGACGTCTTTGATTACTTCCGTTATGCAAAACGGAATGATTTGAAATTCGATCTAGTCATCCTTGACCCGCCAAGTTTCGCTCGTACCAAAAAGTACACATTCAGTACAGCGCAAGATTATCCGGCATTACTAATGGATGCGATTGCGATTACTGAGAAAAATGGCATCATTGTTGCATCGACGAACAACTCGAGTTTCGGCATGAAGAAATTTAAAACGTTCATCGAGCAAGCGTTCAATGAAGCGGGCTCCCGGTATAAGATTCTTGAGGAATCGACATTGCCTAAAGACTTCCGGACGAACCGTGATTACCCTGAATTCAACTATTTGAAAGTTGTTATTCTGCAGAAGACAAAATAA